One segment of Vigna radiata var. radiata cultivar VC1973A unplaced genomic scaffold, Vradiata_ver6 scaffold_179, whole genome shotgun sequence DNA contains the following:
- the LOC106780331 gene encoding NAC domain-containing protein 43: protein MPENMSISVNGQSQVPPGFRFHPTEEELLQYYLRKKVSYEKIDLDVIRDVDLNKLEPWDIQEKCKIGTTPQNDWYFFSHKDKKYPTGTRTNRATAAGFWKATGRDKVIYSNGKRIGMRKTLVFYKGRAPHGQKSDWIMHEYRLDDNTTGDTNIVSNVMGDGGQEEGWVVCRIFKKKNNLKTLDSPLGSGEGRRSHLFESCDEGALEQILQQMGRGCKEESSYEGSYGYGRLGRGYETGLNNDRFMKLPNLESPKSTSMESQQNNNSNSNNGDNNNEQNNNGYHPIIPADMGTDNEGSFATHQVSGGDPNMLHPMEPSSGGGGLTNWAALDRLVASQLNGQTEASRHFACFNDPTIAYCTPHHDLPLPTLRSSSNPSSNSTLTRPSAAPAYINPAHDFASEIDLWNFTRSTSEPLCHVSNTSL, encoded by the exons ATGCCGGAAAACATGAGCATATCTGTCAATGGACAATCTCAAGTCCCACCTGGCTTCAGGTTCCATCCAACCGAGGAGGAGCTTCTTCAGTACTACTTGAGGAAGAAGGTCTCTTACGAGAAGATTGACCTCGATGTCATTCGTGATGTTGATCTCAACAAGCTCGAGCCATGGGATATTCAAG AGAAATGCAAAATAGGAACCACTCCGCAGAATGATTGGTACTTCTTCAGCCACAAAGATAAGAAGTACCCCACAGGAACTCGCACCAATCGCGCCACTGCTGCTGGATTCTGGAAGGCCACTGGCCGTGACAAGGTCATTTACAGCAACGGAAAGAGGATTGGAATGAGAAAGACTCTGGTTTTCTACAAAGGAAGAGCCCCACACGGCCAGAAATCTGACTGGATCATGCATGAATACAGACTCGACGACAACACCACCGGCGACACCAATATC GTGTCGAATGTGATGGGGGACGGCGGTCAAGAGGAAGGGTGGGTGGTGTGTAGGATattcaagaagaagaacaacCTGAAAACCCTAGACAGCCCGTTAGGTTCGGGAGAAGGTAGAAGGAGCCACTTGTTCGAGTCGTGCGACGAGGGAGCTTTGGAGCAAATACTTCAGCAAATGGGAAGGGGTTGCAAGGAAGAGAGCAGCTACGAGGGAAGCTACGGCTATGGAAGGTTGGGAAGGGGTTACGAGACAGGTTTGAACAATGACAGGTTCATGAAGCTGCCGAACCTAGAGAGCCCAAAATCCACAAGCATGGAGAGTCAGCagaacaacaacagcaacagtAATAATGGTGATAATAACAACGAGCAGAACAATAATGGGTACCATCCCATTATTCCAGCAGACATGGGGACGGACAACGAAGGGTCATTCGCAACCCACCAGGTGAGTGGTGGTGACCCCAACATGCTTCACCCGATGGAGCCATCATCAGGTGGAGGAGGTCTCACCAACTGGGCTGCCCTGGACCGTTTGGTTGCCTCTCAGCTCAATGGCCAAACCGAGGCCTCTAGGCACTTCGCATGCTTCAACGACCCCACCATCGCCTACTGCACTCCCCACCATGATCTCCCATTGCCCACCCTCCGATCCTCATCAAATCCTTCATCAAATTCCACCCTCACCAGACCTTCCGCTGCACCCGCATACATCAACCCCGCTCACGACTTCGCCAGCGAGATTGACCTCTGGAACTTCACCCGCTCCACCTCCGAACCTCTCTGCCACGTCTCCAACACCTCACTCTAG